The Montipora capricornis isolate CH-2021 chromosome 3, ASM3666992v2, whole genome shotgun sequence genome window below encodes:
- the LOC138043800 gene encoding uncharacterized protein, which produces MVWKERGKYGIHTGRTLREPSERITSRDRGFLIKAVVNSDVNVTDEDFRRYLKKAKVLDGFDDEDVVQESRYHRRWGSGRGFSSDSLLYSISKRKRWLLPTILKHRVSEDCGSESDCKVVLVERVSENSSSWYSQSSRLKNGDCIAVLDGAELRKPKRRKFAHVGDLRKESDEPEVFYEVTHTESATSWPSYVQHDWREFRDHMKSRCKEKGKRNKRRLWGQYRKSELKKEAFENEKNSSSGGKVKSFMGKTKLMVLSENNFEHCSVIEGNNSAFPKFDIGGYICESLSSGPENHSKKQSHVKGGDNKNGKLSPLNSASSQFVSMHGKGSAVYLDLAPESDYHDNQQAFYANPVVTVQLPNGALVASKAVSQTVNLERETIDPCKLHKQFGELYLNGESVPHRFSICSENQDVKFVFTSQTQRKDGHEQFTVTAISNELPARKFQILEQFLEKHFCVTCKQENSFEPNNDTVHNWNPKTSNENQNRVAQMSFDLLYHVNRWSHKACLPSLAVPSGPSPNRTCCNKSFLDIESEIAVIPGNVTCEICCLEFYNDYPDDFLPCTALMACMHWFCNDCWRSYLSAEVQQGKTAVMCPRYDCDTPVDDVTIMALLPDSFPKFERMRQEKAVELDAKWKWCPGDKCNLVVMATGRSSVNENLGDVLPIPIRCDCGQNWCFACQKEPHWPASCAQAAFFRSQTESYEKIVKTKAGGITSVCVKRCPHCHYPIEKNMGCPHMTCSMCMGQFCWECLEDWLTHDWGANCAKKSKQEEEVELVNHVGSTRFNSHLRVAMANRMARATPFMYVKYGEVKKLEGVLQALDKISQTKHLTGESTSATALFLNQYNSHSVPKYLKASADFKFQAHFVIEGSSILMAVSKTKYGHKELKNRIATLLFVLERLEDMANTRQLCSNSDKLHFQRLLNAGKNCIDSIRKLCVKLNKVN; this is translated from the exons ATGGTTTGGAAAGAGAGAGGAAAATATGGAATACACACTGGGCGAACCCTTCGAGAGCCGTCAGAGAGAATCACTTCCCGAGACCGGGGATTTCTGATAAAAGCAGTTGTCAACTCAGACGTAAATGTTACGGATGAAGACTTTAGAAGATATCTGAAGAAGGCTAAAGTGCTTGATGGCTTTGATGACGAAGATGTTGTGCAAGAAAGTCGATATCATCGACGTTGGGGTTCAGGAAGAGGGTTTTCCTCTGATTCACTGTTGTATTCCATCAGCAAGAGGAAACGCTGGCTCCTGCCGACGATTTTGAAACACAGGGTTTCCGAAGATTGTGGCAGTGAAAGCGATTGCAAAGTTGTTCTTGTGGAAAGAGTGTCAGAAAATAGTTCCTCTTGGTATTCCCAATCTTCTAGGCTTAAAAATGGCGATTGCATAGCGGTACTGGACGGTGCGGAACTTCGGAAACCGAAACGACGAAAGTTTGCCCACGTCGGAGACTTACGGAAAGAGTCGGACGAACCCGAAGTCTTTTACGAAGTCACTCACACAGAGTCAGCTACATCCTGGCCCAGCTATGTGCAACATGACTGGAGGGAATTCAGAGATCACATGAAATCCCGCTGCAAAGAAAAAGGGAAGAGAAACAAAAGGCGTTTGTGGGGGCAATACAGAAAATCGGAGTTGAAGAAAGAAGcatttgaaaacgaaaaaaattctTCCTCTGGTGGTAAAGTGAAAAGCTTCATGGGGAAGACGAAATTGATGGTTCTCAGTGAAAACAACTTTGAACACTGTTCTGTGATAGAGGGAAATAACAGTGCCTTCCCAAAATTTGACATCGGAGGCTACATCTGTGAATCTCTCAGTTCTGGTCCAGAGAATCATTCCAAGAAACAAAGTCATGTTAAGGGTGGTGACAATAAAAATGGGAAACTCTCACCTCTAAACTCAGCATCTTCACAGTTTGTATCGATGCATGGTAAAGGTTCTGCAGTGTATCTTGACCTTGCCCCTGAATCTGACTACCATGACAACCAACAGGCATTTTACGCCAACCCTGTTGTAACAGTCCAACTGCCAAATGGTGCTCTTGTGGCGAGTAAGGCTGTTTCACAGACCGTGAATTTAGAAAGAGAGACAATTGACCCTTGCAAACTGCACAAGCAATTTGGAGAACTGTACTTGAATGGTGAAAGCGTACCTCATAGATTTAGCATCTGCTCAGAAAACCAGGATGTCAAATTTGTTTTCACAAGCCAAACCCAGAGGAAAGATGGACATGAGCAATTCACTGTGACAGCCATAAGCAATGAACTGCCAGCAAGAAAGTTCCAAATTCTTGAGCAGTTCTTAGAAAAACATTTCTGTGTGACTTGTAAGCAAGAGAACAGTTTTGAACCAAACAATGACACAGTTCATAATTGGAACCCAAAAACAAGTAATGAGAATCAAAACAGGGTGGCGCAGATGTCATTTGATTTGCTTTACCATGTAAACCGATGGTCGCACAAGGCTTGCTTACCTTCGTTAGCTGTTCCTAGTGGTCCATCCCCGAACAGGACATGCTGCAATAAGTCTTTTCTTGATATAGAGTCTGAAATTGCTGTCATACCAGGGaatgttacatgtgaaatctGCTGCCTCGAGTTTTACAATGACTATCCTGATG ATTTTTTGCCCTGTACTGCATTAATGGCTTGCATGCACTGGTTCTGCAACGACTGTTGGAGATCGTATCTCTCTGCCGAAGTTCAACAAGGCAAGACTGCTGTAATGTGCCCCAGGTACGACTGTGATACTCCTGTGGATGACGTCACGATAATGGCACTTCTTCCAGACAGCTTTCCAAAGTTTGAGAGAATGAGACAGGAAAAGGCTGTAGAGCTGGATGCCAAGTGGAAGTGGTGCCCTGGAGACAAGTGTAATCTGGTCGTTATGGCAACTGGAAGGAGTTCTGTTAATGAGAACTTAGGTGATGTTCTTCCAATCCCAATACGCTGTGACTGTGGGCAGAACTGGTGTTTCGCGTGCCAAAAGGAGCCACATTGGCCTGCATCATGTGCACAGGCGGCATTTTTTCGATCACAGACTGAAAGCTACGAAAAGATTGTCAAAACAAAAGCTGGTGGAATTACTTCTGTTTGCGTAAAGAGGTGCCCGCATTGCCACTACCCCATTGAGAAAAATATGGGATGCCCCCACATGACTTGTTCAATGTGTATGGGGCAATTTTGCTGGGAGTGTCTTGAGGACTGGCTGACTCATGATTGGGGTGCTAACTGTGCCAAAAAGTCTAAACAAGAAGAGGAGGTGGAGCTTGTTAATCACGTTGGCTCAACACGATTCAATTCGCATCTTCGAGTTGCCATGGCAAACCGCATGGCAAGGGCCACGCCCTTTATGTACGTGAAATACGGAGAAGTGAAGAAACTGGAAGGAGTATTACAAGCTCTAGATAAAATCTCTCAGACCAAGCATCTCACAGGCGAATCAACATCGGCGACCGCTTTGTTTCTAAACCAGTACAACTCACATAGTGTGCCAAAATACCTTAAAGCTTCTGCCGATTTCAAGTTTCAAGCTCACTTTGTCATCGAGGGTTCGTCAATCTTAATGGCAGTATCAAAAACAAAGTATGGTCACAAAGAGTTAAAGAATCGTATTGCAACCTTGCTGTTTGTTCTTGAAAGGCTGGAGGACATGGCAAATACCAGGCAGTTATGTTCGAACAGTGATAAGTTGCATTTCCAAAGACTGTTGAACGCGGGCAAGAACTGCATTGACTCTATTCGAAAGCTATGTGTTAAACTCAATAAGGTTAACTAA